ATAGACTGCCAGGCCGGTCAAATGGTCGCCCACATCCAGACTAGCAAGCTTTTCAACGGTAAAATCTACGCCAAAGGCTCCCCGAATTCTTGCGTCGAAGATGTGAAGTCCGATCTCGAGTTCGAGCTGCGCATGGCCTACGACGACCTTGAATGCAACATCCGTCAACAGGGTCTCGGCAGATACATGAACGACATTGTCATCCAGCACCACGACACTATAGTGACGAGTTCCGATCTTGGTCTAGCCATAACCTGTCTCTACGACCTGACCAACAAGACGGTGTCCAATGAGGTTGACCTCGGCGTTCACGGGGAGATCACTCCCGCCCTATCGGAAGAGGTGATCGTCGACTCGCCTAATGTGGCGATGAAGATTACCGATCGCAGTGGAAACGACGTCGTGCGCTCTGCCGAGGTTGGAGACCCCCTGGCCCTCAAGTTCCAGATACTGAATCCCAACAGCCCGTACGAGATCTTCGTCCGCGAATTGGTGGCGATGGATGGCGTCGACTCCAGCGAGATCGAACTTATCGATGCACGCGGATGTCCTACCGATCACCTGATTATGGGTCCACTCTATAAGTTACCCACCACTGGCAAGGTAAGCGCAGCAAAGACATTATTCGCTTGTGAGAATTACTGTTTTTCATTGGAACCCTCAGGTCTCATATTTAGGACTCAGTTCAAGGTCTGTGGGAAAGATGAGAAACCTTGGAAACTACAAAATGTAACTTTATGGAGAAAAATCGTTCGCGTATATTATAAGGTGCATCAAATGTTCAGAAAATGCTAATTCCGATTCAACGGTTTCACCGTTCTTCGACCTTATTCGAGTTCCAGCagaccgaaaaaaaattttagttgCAAATTGGTCTAGCTAGAATAGAAGCACCGGGAGATGTAATGCATCGTCGTGTAGGTACGTGGATGGAATGCGCTGGTTGAAGAGAAAAACCGAAATTACCGTGCGGTTACGTATTGTTCTAACAAATTTACGAGTCTGGAGAGATTGCGTGGAAGGTAAATTACGTTGGCAAGTTATGCGGGAAAAATTTCTCGCCATCTGAACGTATAGAAAGCAGGttttggagtttttttttcagacattTACTCTCAACTTCATCTAGATTTAATTACGATGAAGACGAGTGAGTGCAGCTCTTACGAACGCAGAGAATATAACATTCAGGAAATGGGGTGGGGGGATTTTACGTTCCAGAAAGATTTAGATAGCATTCGTTGAAGAAGCCTAATAAATGGTAGAAGTACCTACGCTACCGGTTGCAATGGGACTGGTTTAATAGATGGTGTTGTAGATCTGGTCATTTTGCAAGATAATGTGGCTCGGTTCGCCGCAAGCGTACGCGAACGCCGTGAGCGAAAGCAATAGAACGAAATAAGTGAAGGCAAAtgagaatgaaatgaaaaaggtGAAAAGAAATGGTATACATAATCTCTGCCGTCCGCGGAACAGCCAATGAAAGTCGACCAGAAGCGGCCAGGGTGTAGCGTCTCGTTAGCAGCGCCGTTCCACGTCATTTACCACAAAGAACGCCACAATATTGCTTTATTAGAAAGTAATATGAGTTACACGCAACACAGAGGGAATTTCGTTGATAGCTCGTCGGacattttgcaaatttaaaaCGCGGCTGTTTTTACCGTGTGCGAGAGTATTTCCATGGTTAGTTGAACCTCTGAAACCACATATACGATGCAcgttttttcacgattctttCCAGTCAAGTTTTTCGGTTCTACTTTCATCTGCCTGATCGAATGGCAATTAACTCGTGATTaaatcatgaaaaataattttaacatGGACTTCTCGCGTTCTTATTTTTTGAGCAAAGCTTGCAATATACTTTGCCTTGCAATATTACTACACCGGTAGGAattcgataaaagtttcgccTGGTATGTGTGTCACGTTTACCGTAGAGCTCCCATTTTACAACCGGTTTGAATTAAATTGGGAACATTTCTCAGCCTTGCGTGGATTTCGGCTGAGTTTAGAAGTGGACAGAATCGGCTAAAAGGTTCAAAAGTTAGGGGCGTATAATGAAAACGGACGTGTCTACAAATCCACCTAGGTATTGTGGTAACTCTGAGAgtaagagagacagagagagagagaaagagagagagcgagagagagagagagagagaaaagtacTGTGAAAAACGAGTTTCGTAAGTGAGTAATATCGTTTACGGCGAAGGTTGTGGCAATTTACAAGATCCTGCAAGTTGTTCGTTCTCATTTGCAAATTGACCGTGTTCCCCGATCCACGCCCGGATCAGAACTACAAGAAATCTGATATTCgcaaaactaaaaaaaaaaaaaaaaaattaaaaaaaaattaaaaataaaaactgtcttcaaaaataattacgattaAAAACCTGTTCACGATGCTTACAGACTTCTTTTGTCACTCGGCTGCATTTCGAAGCGGTTCATATTTGCGGCAAACATCGCTTCTAGGTGTAAAAAGTACCGCAAGCCGACGgttaaaattattcgaaatctcCGTTATTTGCTCATCTAATTAGGTTGGACTTCATATTCGCAAAAAGTAGTCACGCCATGTACAACATCGTTTTCGATTAAATATCTTGGTATTTCGGTTTCTTTATATTCCGATTTGGCAATCTGTATGACATATGACGGAGGTTATTGATACAGCATGCGAAATCGTTACTGTTTGTtacgtgatatttttttaacggtttaaataatttgtgtaaacaaaaaaaaaaaaaaaacggagtaCACATGTACGTGCTTTATGTAACCTGAAATTATCGACATCGGCGAAatagggagggagggaagccAACGTACCCCGCTGTTCACTCGAAAATAccttgtacatgtatataagcTACACCCGCCAACCTATTAAACTCCCCCCGGTGAGTTCGGATTGCGCGCAAAATGCCCTCACGTAATTAATTCCCATTCGAAACTGAGCTGCGTCACAGCAGTTGACAAGAAGAGGCCAAATTTCCGGTACGATTATCGAGAAGTAGGAGCGACCGATGAATACGTGACGGGTGTCGCTGCAGATTGGTTTCAGAGTGATTTGCAGAATTGATTGACTTTCGAGGGTTCGTGTAAATATCACATTTCAGGGGAGATGGACCGGCCGAAATTTATGTATCGTCCTGAAATCTGACAGGATGAGTTACCGCCACTCAAACAAACCCGTGCTCGTTAGCCTTCCGGTTATGTTAACATGTACTTTTGTATCTTCACGCATCCAACAACATCGGAATGATCTTGTTTCAGATCCTTTTATCCCACTTCGACGCCTTCAAGTTCCCGAGTTCCGAAGTGGTACAATTCCGTGCCCTGGTGACCCCGTGCATGCCGAGCTGTGAGCCAGTGCAGTGCGACCAGGAAGAATCGACGGGTGATCTGCGTTCCGTGATCTCATTCGGTCGTCGGCGCCGACGTGCGGCATCCCAGTCGCGAGACGACCTCCTGGTGGTGCAGTCGATCCAGATAACCGATAAGTTCGGGTTCGAGCGGGACGGCAAGACCGGTAACGCGACGGCGACGAAGGACACGATCTTCGTCGAGTCGGAGGCCGTGAACGGCATCTGCATCAACCTAGGCGAAGCGATAGTCGCCGGAACGGTATTCCTCGTCGCTCAAATAGCCATCATCGCGGCGTGGACCTTCACATGGCAGCGACGTCGACAGATTCTGAAACACCAGGAAGCGCTCTCGGTGTCGGTCTCGGTGCCGGGTATGCACGCGGGCATTCCTGGACGTGCGGACAGCCTTTGCAAGCTCTACGACGCTGGTTATTCACGCCGGTTCTAACGGGGTGAGCATGGAACTCAAATGCGCCATTGATTTACCGCCTACTTATCGTGTAGTAGCTGCCTTCCACAGGCTACGCCGAATGTCATTGGTTGCGCGAATATCGAGACTTGCAACGGTAACTATAGGAAGTCGATAATGCGTCGGAAGATTATTAGCGTCAGGATAGATGATTTTGTCCGAACGGGACGAGACAGATTGTCCCGTTCGAACGAAAGAACAATAATAAGTAATTCGCGTTCACTCTTCGTTCTCGAGTAATTTACTCGTGAATGGACAATGGGCCTGATATAATATCGTGAAACGAGATCGCTTTTCGCCGTGTAATAGGTACCACTTTGGAGCGAGTTGCAGAGAATACTGGATAACGCGTCGTTGCCCACCTACGTCAACGATTTTTAAGGTCTTTTCAATGCTGCCGTATCGCGGCATTCTTATGTAACGAACCGTAACTGCAGTACTATTTGGGTGCGCGGCCTGGCACCGCGtaaattttccgttttttctttctattgtATACCCCACAGTTCAATGCTGATCCCATTCGtcagaaatggaaaaatagaACGGTGTTTATTCGGTGAACGCTTCTATTTACCAACGATTCGTTATTAGAATCACATTTGCCGTCAATGGTGAATTTATACGAAGATGATGGAGGATCGACAACTCAATTTAGTGATGGGAATCGTCCTACGCcattgacagaaaaaaaaaaaaaaaaaaaactgccaagtTCCGAGCCACACTTGGAATGTAAGCTTACATACAGTACCAGATTGAATATTGTATTGACTGCCTTTGACTGCCTTTGAATGCTTTTGAATACCTTTTGCAGCAGTGAAAAGACCTACAAATCGAACAAAAGTTTGAGCGCAAAGACGAAGCGCGGAACGACTCGGTAAGGTCAATTTATCATTAGCTTAATCGTCCCACTACGTACGAGTCGAGACGCACAACGGGGCGGACTAACGCGATGTACGTTCGCGTCACAGAAGCTGGATCGCGTCAGAGATGATGGGGGTATATTGGTGTATTTGCAACGAACCGCAGATTCTAATTAGCATAGGGAATCAAGCGTGATTATGCAGATGTGCCGGAGAGTGGGATATCAAGGGAGTGGCGAAGTACGTATACAGCAGC
The Neodiprion lecontei isolate iyNeoLeco1 chromosome 3, iyNeoLeco1.1, whole genome shotgun sequence DNA segment above includes these coding regions:
- the LOC107222060 gene encoding uncharacterized protein LOC107222060; translation: MRSSPVYRMATVRFVLAIFILILGGAASADEDSLVSASAEPSGVSGPDYTGPSAGSDECDPEMVGFELVTGWVYTDPANMLDSIPGTLMLTDCLETCQANDSCQAVNYETGLCVLFGSNADNNPGALSQSQFPVFTIYAQKSCLSVKPCERAWCIDRVQGHRLQGHTKRNVAASSRQHCLELCLGEREFLCRSANYENSTKTCELSDMDRLTVAGSGAFQTANGFDYLENHCVEEPMKLCEFKKLTGRILKTVDSVYQDVGSADECRELCLNSPFRCHTYDYGDTGDMVCRLSHHSRATLTDIQEPYLDVPEGSSYELSSCYNVTIDCQAGQMVAHIQTSKLFNGKIYAKGSPNSCVEDVKSDLEFELRMAYDDLECNIRQQGLGRYMNDIVIQHHDTIVTSSDLGLAITCLYDLTNKTVSNEVDLGVHGEITPALSEEVIVDSPNVAMKITDRSGNDVVRSAEVGDPLALKFQILNPNSPYEIFVRELVAMDGVDSSEIELIDARGCPTDHLIMGPLYKLPTTGKILLSHFDAFKFPSSEVVQFRALVTPCMPSCEPVQCDQEESTGDLRSVISFGRRRRRAASQSRDDLLVVQSIQITDKFGFERDGKTGNATATKDTIFVESEAVNGICINLGEAIVAGTVFLVAQIAIIAAWTFTWQRRRQILKHQEALSVSVSVPGMHAGIPGRADSLCKLYDAGYSRRF